The proteins below are encoded in one region of Acanthochromis polyacanthus isolate Apoly-LR-REF ecotype Palm Island chromosome 4, KAUST_Apoly_ChrSc, whole genome shotgun sequence:
- the mysm1 gene encoding histone H2A deubiquitinase MYSM1, with protein MEDEVDVDIEGDHLDSDIREVDGGGLVPEQIIQAAGRSSSWMLPWELDSSISPENREVIERMLLEEQYYLTGKEIPDQIWQSDANKKPKVKKSPVKNPASASGSSSRWSKQEKDLFEEGLAQFGRRWTKIAKLVGSRTVLQVKSYARQYFKHKAKSEPRAAAPSAGPVLHLQPPQPTSSHASSLANAVRIEKLSDDEDEDVDITDDLSDDKGADDKPQVRLKTEFCVPEEQTEAEIPTGRATKEENEEGLSDVESIHETKDQPRLSSLSQCSSSILCSEKHGVTGVDEKASKTVSVFPESPQTQSQTDSKLMTEANQDQSSQCEISPWTDQLEDPYIDNLDQADKIHKSIDAGPERDQEEEEDEDEEEEELKAPEQEIEMDMEAITEDEKQAIPEFFEGRPSKTPERYLKIRNYILDQWLKSKPKYLNKTSVRPGLKNCGDVNCIGRIHTYLELIGAINFSCEQAVYNRPKVVDRSKHKVGKDVLEAYQLAQRLQSMRTRKRRVRDIWGNWCDAKDLEGQTYEHLSAEELALRREAMKKQPKPCKMSRYRGSFDPFQLIPCRSFEEDVQEPFQVIVCAETLLIMDMHAHVSRGEVIGLLGGTFNKEAKVLKICAAEPCNSVSTGLQCEMDPVSQTQACDVLSSLGFSVVGWYHSHPSFHPNPSVRDINTQDQFQSYFSRGGAPFIGMIVSPYDPANPSPHSQTTCLLVKESQEPSGFQKLPYRFDFLSSQDIPDWEQTMRRAQWIIHKYSQTPGSVQMNRMFRRDSHLTCLEKMLASLARYLESLPDEEGHPFLTQIQALFQSDFISKQQSSDQEEGESLSLSSKPVDSEDLAFDQLISQETPQEGRKDSETNSSTVLHLGSVLSTEHDYLL; from the exons ATGGAGGACGAGGTGGATGTTGACATCGAAGGAGACCATTTGGACAGCGATATTCG TGAGGTGGATGGAGGAGGTTTAGTCCCGGAGCAGATCATTCAGGCTGCGGGGAGGAGCAGCTCCTGGATGCTG CCCTGGGAGCTGGACAGCTCCATCAGCCCGGAGAACAGAGAGGTGATAGAGAGGATGCTGCTGGAGGAACA ATATTACCTGACAGGTAAGGAGATTCCAGACCAAATTTGGCAGAGTGATGCCAACAAAAAACCCAAAGTGAAAAA GTCTCCAGTCAAGAATCCCGCTTCAGCCTCTGGTTCATCTTCTCGCTGGTCCAAACAGGAGAAGGACCTGTTTGAGGAAGGACTG gctCAGTTTGGTCGAAGGTGGACTAAGATCGCCAAGCTGGTGGGCAGTCGAACTGTTCTTCAGGTCAAGAGTTATGCCAGACAGTATTTTAAACACAAG GCTAAATCAGAACCCAGAGCTGCAGCTCCCTCTGCAGGTCCAGTGTTGCACTTACAGCCTCCTCAGCCCACATCCAGTCATGCGTCCAGTCTGGCCAATGCAGTCCGCATCGAGAAGCTTTCTGACGATGAGGATGAGGACGTGGACATCACTGATGACCTGAGTGACGATAAAGGCGCAGATGATAAACCACAGGTCCGGCTCAAAACTGAGTTCTGTGTGCCAGAAGAGCAAACAGAGGCTGAGATTCCAACAGGCAGAGCTACAAAAGAAGAGAATGAGGAGGGTTTGAGTGACGTAGAAAGCATCCATGAGACAAAGGACCAACCCAGATTGAGCTCTCTTTCTCAATGCTCGTCTTCAATTCTTTGCTCAGAGAAACATGGTGTGACCGGGGTGGACGAGAAAGCCAGCAAGACAGTTTCTGTGTTTCCAGAAAGCCCTCAGACACAATCACAAACAGACTCTAAGCTAATGACTGAAGCAAACCAGGACCAAAGCTCCCAGTGTGAGATCTCACCATGGACCGATCAACTGGAAGACCCCTACATTGATAACTTGG ATCAAGCTGATAAGATTCACAAGAGTATAGATGCTGGACCAGAAAGAgaccaggaggaggaagaggatgaagacgaggaagaagaggagcttAAAGCCCCCGAACAAGAAATAGAGATGGACATGGAAGCCATCACCGAGGATGAGAAACAAGCCATCCCCGAGTTCTTTGAGGGACGACCGTCCAAAACCCCTGAAAGATATCTGAAGATTAGAAACTACATCCTGGATCAGTG GCTAAAGAGCAAACCGAAATACCTGAACAAGACGTCGGTGCGCCCTGGTCTGAAGAACTGCGGAGACGTTAACTGCATAGGAAGAATACACACCTACTTGGAACTCATTGGAGCCATCAACTTCAGTTGTG AGCAAGCTGTGTATAATCGCCCAAAGGTGGTGGACCGCTCCAAGCATAAGGTGGGCAAAGATGTTCTTGAAGCTTATCAGCTGGCGCAGAGACTGCAGAGTATG CGGACCAGGAAGCGACGTGTGCGGGACATATGGGGGAACTGGTGTGATGCTAAAGACTTGGAAGGACAGACATATGAG CATCTCAGTGCCGAAGAACTGGCTCTGCGGAGAGAAGCGATGAAGAAGCAGCCGAAACCCTGCAAGATGTCCAGATACCGAGG GTCTTTTGATCCTTTCCAGCTGATTCCCTGCAGATCTTTTGAAGAGGATGTGCAG GAACCATTCCAGGTCATTGTGTGTGCTGAGACTCTTCTCATCATGGACATG CACGCCCACGTGTCCCGAGGGGAAGTCATTGGTCTGCTAGGTGGAACTTTCAATAAGGAAGCCAAAGTATTGAAG ATCTGTGCTGCAGAGCCATGTAACAGTGTCAGCACAGGTCTGCAGTGTGAGATGGACCCGGTGTCCCAGACTCAGGCCTGTGATGTGCTGTCGTCTCTGGGTTTCAGTGTGGTTGGCTGGTACCACTCACATCCTTCCTTCCACCCGAACCCTTCAGTCCGGGACATAAACACACAGGACCAGTTCCAG AGTTATTTCTCACGGGGTGGAGCCCCCTTTATCGGGATGATCGTGAGCCCATATGACCCAGCGAACCCCTCCCCTCATTCCCAAACTACCTGCTTGTTGGTAAAAGAGAGTCAAGAGCCTTCAGGCTTTCAGA AGCTGCCCTACAGATTCGACTTCCTGTCATCACAAGACATCCCAGACTGGGAACAGACGATGAGGAGGGCTCAGTGGATCATCCACAAATACTCTCAAACACCCGG GAGTGTGCAGATGAACAGGATGTTCCGTAGAGACTCCCATCTCACCTGTTTGGAGAAG ATGCTGGCGTCTTTGGCGAGGTATTTGGAATCGCTGCCAGATGAGGAGGGACACCCCTTCCTCACCCAGATCCAGGCCCTTTTCCAGTCAGACTTTATTTCAAAGCAACAATCTTCTGACCAGGAAGAAGGAGAATCTTTAAGTTTGTCATCCAAACCAGTGGACTCAGAAGACCTCGCTTTTGATCAGTTGATCAGTCAAGAGACACCACAGGAGGGACGAAAGGACTCagagacaaacagcagcacagtgtTACACCTCGGCTCTGTGTTGTCAACCGAACATGATTATTTACTATGA
- the oma1 gene encoding metalloendopeptidase OMA1, mitochondrial, which produces MALLCGRLLLRSSRFCAVSTHLTRNFRVCKPAGCPVKNRCSVSSPITDSVHLRAARTGAPFSLCRFQICLKSSSPLSSGSVLTQCGHQIHTSAPLRALPAPLIWMVVKPLQKLLAIILGRSLRKWWVALPDNRRELMREWAWQRRWHLAAGAGVAMAIVALLLLTHLDESPVTGRTRLLVFSRENYMELAALTSEAYMEEFAELLLPVTDPRHQVVEWVVQHLAQRNKDIPEVSQISWSVHVVQSPNVNAFVLPNGKVFMFTGMLEAIADAHQLSVVLGHEMAHAVLGHSAEQASLSHVVDLLSLILLTAIWAVCPRDSVAVLGQWVQGKLTELMFQRPYSRKLEAEADEVGLQLAAKACADVRAAPVFWQQMEIRDQLTGELTFPEWLSTHPSHRNRFTQLDRLVPQALELRQSCICPALPPSDPRVVFSKSVRVLLENAKNRAGGGPERARKPQLPHGPTSLPAGLPAALLAESVPPPSLNVDQSSKGLIPVVATPVPDTAAGEESQHVLQSTS; this is translated from the exons ATGGCTTTACTTTGTGGCAGACTTTTATTAAGGAGCAGCCGATTCTGTGCGGTTTCCACACACCTCACACGAAACTTCCGAGTCTGCAAACCAGCTGGCTGTCCGGTGAAGAACAGATGCTCTGTGTCCTCTCCAATAACAGACTCTGTCCACCTGAGAGCCGCCAGAACTGGAGCACCTTTCTCATTATGCAGATTCCAGATTTGTCTCAAAAGCAGTTCCCCTCTGTCCAGTGGTTCTGTCCTGACTCAGTGTGGACACCAGATACATACCTCAGCCCCCCTGAGGGCCCTGCCTGCTCCCCTCATATGGATGGtcgtcaaacctctgcagaagCTTCTGGCTATAATACTGGGCAG GAGTTTAAGGAAGTGGTGGGTGGCTCTACCAGACAACCGCCGGGAGCTCATGCGCGAATGGGCCTGGCAGCGCCGCTGGCATCTGGCAGCGGGGGCAGGCGTTGCTATGGCGATTGTAGCCCTCCTGCTCCTGACCCACCTGGATGAGTCTCCAGTGACGGGACGGACCCGCCTGCTGGTGTTCAGCCGAGAGAACTACATGGAGCTGGCAGCACTGACTTCAGAGGCG TACATGGAGGAgtttgcagagctgctgcttccagTCACTGACCCCCGTCACCAGGTGGTGGAGTGGGTGGTGCAGCACCTGGCGCAGAGGAACAAGGACATCCCTGAAGTGTCGCAAATCAGCTGGAGTGTCCATGTGGTGCAAAGTCCCAACGTCAACGCCTTTGTCCTCCCA AATGGAAAAGTGTTCATGTTTACGGGGATGCTGGAAGCTATAGCAGATGCTCATCAGCTCTCTGTTGTCCTGGGACATGAGATGGCCCATGCTGTACTTGGACACTCT GCAGAACAGGCCAGTCTGTCTCATGTCGTGGACCTCCTGTCTCTTATTCTGCTGACAGCCATCTGGGCCGTGTGTCCTCGAGACAGCGTGGCAGTGCTGGGGCAGTGGGTACAGGGCAAGCTTACAGAG CTGATGTTCCAGCGTCCCTACAGTCGGAAACTTGAGGCTGAGGCAGATGAGGTTGGATTGCAGCTGGCTGCTAAG GCGTGTGCAGATGTGCGAGCAGCCCCTGTATTCTGGCAACAAATGGAAATCAGAGACCAGCTGACAGGAGAGCTCACTTTCCCCGAGTGGCTGTCCACACATCCATCGCACAGGAACAGATTCACTCAGCTGGACCGTCTCGTGCCACAG GCTCTGGAGTTGAGGCAAAGTTGCATTTGTCCAGCTCTACCTCCTTCTGACCCTCGTGTTGTTTTCTCCAAGAGCGTCCGTGTGTTGCTGGAAAACGCTAAGAACCGGGCTGGAGGAGGGCCAGAGAGGGCACGTAAGCCCCAACTGCCCCACGGGCCCACATCACTCCCTGCGGGACTACCTGCAGCATTGCTTGCAGAAAGTGTACCTCCTCCTTCCCTAAATGTGGACCAGTCAAGCAAAGGTCTGATTCCAGTTGTGGCAACCCCCGTCCCTGATACTGCAGCAGGCGAAGAATCCCAGCACGTGTTGCAAAGCACCAGCTGA